The following are from one region of the Chloracidobacterium sp. genome:
- a CDS encoding Bax inhibitor-1 family protein, translating into MNEYTTSFGNSVAEALPAQRAQFIRKTYLLLAAAILAFIGVEAFLFASGAAGLIANVIFSGGSIGWLAVLALFMGVSFLANRWAMSETSKLTQFLGLGIFIVAEAVIFVPLIMISTYYAGDASVLMKAGIVTLGLFLGITATVFITKSDFSFLGPILAIGGFIALGFIVSSAIFGFSLGSVFAFVMVAFAGTAILYETSNVLHRFNTSQHVAASLTLFASIALLFWYILTIFSSRD; encoded by the coding sequence ATGAACGAATACACCACATCATTCGGAAATTCTGTTGCAGAGGCATTGCCTGCTCAGCGGGCGCAGTTCATTCGTAAGACGTACCTCCTTCTCGCGGCTGCGATACTGGCTTTTATCGGCGTTGAGGCATTTCTTTTCGCGTCGGGTGCGGCGGGTTTGATCGCAAACGTGATATTTAGCGGAGGCTCGATCGGCTGGCTCGCGGTTTTGGCACTTTTCATGGGTGTCTCGTTTCTTGCAAATCGGTGGGCAATGTCCGAGACATCAAAGCTCACACAATTTTTGGGCCTTGGTATCTTTATTGTTGCGGAGGCAGTGATCTTTGTCCCGTTGATAATGATCTCGACCTACTACGCCGGTGATGCCTCGGTGCTGATGAAAGCCGGAATCGTGACCTTAGGACTGTTTTTGGGGATAACGGCAACCGTGTTCATTACGAAGAGCGATTTCTCGTTCCTCGGCCCGATCCTCGCGATCGGCGGGTTTATCGCACTCGGATTTATCGTATCCAGCGCGATCTTCGGCTTTTCGCTTGGAAGCGTGTTTGCGTTCGTGATGGTCGCATTCGCGGGAACCGCGATCCTTTACGAGACCTCGAATGTTCTGCACCGGTTCAATACCAGCCAACACGTAGCGGCATCGCTGACGCTTTTTGCGAGTATCGCACTGTTGTTCTGGTATATTCTCACTATTTTCAGTTCGCGTGATTAA
- a CDS encoding redoxin domain-containing protein — translation MKKVLLTIVFSMALAGISAAQTPSAPATHLKVGDVAPDFELNDTSGTKVKLSDFRGKKNVVLAFYVLAFTGG, via the coding sequence ATGAAAAAAGTACTATTGACCATTGTCTTTTCGATGGCGCTTGCCGGTATTTCGGCAGCTCAAACGCCATCGGCACCCGCGACGCACCTCAAGGTTGGTGATGTCGCTCCCGATTTCGAATTGAACGACACATCCGGAACGAAAGTAAAACTCAGTGACTTTCGCGGCAAGAAGAACGTGGTCCTCGCGTTTTATGTGCTCGCGTTCACCGGCGGCTGA
- a CDS encoding peroxiredoxin family protein: MKAYQADIAKFEANETQVLGISMDSFASNKEFGKQAGVTFPLLSDWKRDTTKAYGLYNAASGYGNRGTFVIDKEGKIQHIEIGRSAIDPTGAYQACDLIQQRKAARPGVKNP, translated from the coding sequence ATGAAAGCGTATCAGGCTGATATCGCAAAATTTGAAGCAAACGAAACTCAGGTTCTTGGCATTTCGATGGACAGTTTTGCGTCGAACAAAGAGTTTGGCAAACAGGCTGGCGTGACCTTTCCGCTTTTGTCCGATTGGAAACGCGACACTACAAAGGCTTATGGCCTCTATAACGCTGCGTCAGGTTACGGCAATCGCGGCACATTTGTCATCGATAAGGAGGGAAAGATACAGCATATAGAAATCGGCCGCAGTGCGATCGACCCGACTGGTGCGTATCAGGCATGTGACCTTATCCAGCAGCGAAAAGCTGCCAGGCCAGGGGTTAAGAATCCGTGA
- the xseB gene encoding exodeoxyribonuclease VII small subunit, producing the protein MAKTFEESLDQLEAIVKKLEDGDMPLEESLELFEKGIKLSRDCRERLMKAERRIEVLMKDANGDIGLEEIAVDE; encoded by the coding sequence ATGGCAAAAACTTTCGAAGAATCGTTGGACCAACTCGAGGCAATTGTGAAAAAACTCGAAGACGGCGACATGCCGCTCGAAGAAAGCCTCGAGCTATTTGAAAAGGGCATTAAGCTGTCTCGTGATTGTCGTGAACGTCTGATGAAGGCCGAAAGACGGATAGAGGTTTTGATGAAAGATGCGAATGGCGATATCGGGCTCGAGGAGATAGCGGTTGACGAATAA
- a CDS encoding exodeoxyribonuclease VII large subunit: MDDPLFAALFAEDPREPLTVSELNSDIKGALERQFSNVWVEGEITNFHSATSGHWYFSLTDGDSILKAVCFKGQNFRVRFKPSNGLLVRVRGRVTTYEARGEYQIIVESLEPVGEGALSVAFEQIKAKLAAEGLFDNELKRPLPAFPRRIGVVTSPTGAALQDILTVLERRARSIGVVIVPTLVQGERAGEQIAEAISLANQFNEQADDSTSIDVLIVGRGGGSAEDLWAFNEEQVARAIRGSRIPVISAVGHEVDFTIADFVADLRAPTPSAAAEIVARAEAEVVEQLRRSSAELVRSMNMRMLVARTEVQALAMAPVFAEFPSSLRERRYRIDELISIAEDSVGSQLHKSLEKLREVAIRLSPVGLASKVGENKRRLGVIDQRTITAGSELTRRRHQMLENAMARLDSMSPLKVLERGYSITQAKDGSIIRDAARVASGDEVRIRLAIGELGATVTEVHEVG; encoded by the coding sequence ATGGACGATCCCTTGTTTGCAGCTTTGTTCGCTGAAGATCCGCGAGAGCCCTTGACCGTATCGGAACTGAATTCCGACATCAAAGGCGCCCTTGAGCGCCAATTCTCCAATGTTTGGGTCGAGGGCGAGATCACTAATTTTCACTCTGCTACTTCGGGCCACTGGTATTTTTCGTTGACCGACGGTGACTCGATCCTAAAGGCGGTCTGTTTTAAGGGGCAGAATTTTCGCGTACGCTTCAAGCCTTCAAACGGCCTGCTTGTTCGCGTGCGCGGACGTGTCACGACCTATGAAGCACGCGGCGAATACCAGATCATTGTCGAATCGCTTGAACCGGTCGGCGAAGGTGCTCTCTCAGTTGCGTTCGAGCAGATCAAGGCCAAACTTGCCGCCGAAGGCTTGTTTGACAACGAGCTGAAGCGTCCGTTACCTGCCTTTCCGCGTCGGATCGGGGTGGTGACTTCGCCGACCGGAGCTGCCCTTCAGGATATCCTGACTGTGCTTGAGCGACGCGCGCGATCAATAGGCGTTGTGATCGTGCCGACGCTGGTTCAGGGTGAACGGGCGGGCGAGCAGATCGCCGAAGCTATCAGCCTCGCCAATCAGTTCAACGAACAGGCCGACGATTCGACCAGTATAGACGTGCTTATCGTCGGGCGCGGCGGCGGTTCTGCGGAAGACCTGTGGGCATTTAACGAGGAACAGGTTGCTCGCGCGATCCGCGGTTCACGTATTCCCGTTATCTCGGCTGTCGGCCACGAGGTCGATTTCACGATCGCAGATTTTGTCGCGGACCTTCGTGCCCCGACACCATCGGCGGCCGCTGAGATCGTCGCCAGGGCTGAAGCTGAGGTGGTCGAACAATTGCGGCGATCGTCAGCCGAACTTGTCCGCTCGATGAATATGCGGATGCTCGTCGCGCGAACAGAGGTGCAGGCGCTGGCGATGGCCCCCGTATTCGCCGAATTCCCATCGAGCTTGCGTGAAAGGCGTTATCGCATTGATGAGCTCATCTCGATCGCTGAAGATTCGGTAGGATCGCAGCTGCACAAATCGCTCGAAAAACTCCGTGAGGTTGCTATTCGGCTCTCGCCCGTCGGCCTCGCCAGTAAAGTTGGTGAGAACAAGCGTCGGCTCGGGGTGATCGATCAGAGGACGATAACGGCAGGCAGCGAGCTTACCCGACGCAGGCATCAAATGCTCGAGAATGCTATGGCACGGCTCGATTCGATGTCGCCGCTGAAAGTGTTGGAGCGCGGTTATTCGATCACACAAGCAAAAGATGGGTCGATAATTCGGGACGCTGCCCGGGTTGCGTCCGGTGATGAGGTCCGGATACGGCTCGCCATCGGTGAACTAGGAGCGACAGTTACCGAGGTTCACGAAGTCGGGTGA
- a CDS encoding Crp/Fnr family transcriptional regulator: MNTSAHQDSARMNHLLAALPKDEFTRLEPLLEPVSLELGQVIYESGEKLDHKYFPTTAIISLLYIMENGSTAEIGMSGNDGLVGIALYMGGSTTPSRAVVQSAGNSFRLRSKDLNDEFSLGGTFQKVLLRYTQSLMTQISQTAVCNRLHSVQKQLCRWLLINHDLLQTNKLIMTHDLIANMLGVRREGVSIAAGQLQELGLISYVRGTITILDRDGLLANACECYQVVKDEYDRLLGTYISRNR, from the coding sequence ATGAATACATCGGCTCACCAGGACAGCGCCCGGATGAATCATTTGCTCGCCGCTCTGCCTAAAGACGAATTCACCAGGTTAGAACCGCTGCTGGAACCCGTTTCGCTTGAACTTGGACAGGTGATCTACGAATCCGGCGAAAAGCTAGACCACAAATATTTTCCGACAACCGCAATAATCTCGCTGCTTTACATAATGGAAAACGGGTCGACCGCCGAGATCGGAATGTCAGGTAACGACGGACTTGTCGGGATCGCCTTGTATATGGGCGGCAGTACGACACCGAGCCGGGCGGTGGTCCAAAGCGCAGGCAATTCTTTCAGGCTTCGGTCAAAGGATCTCAACGACGAATTTAGCCTTGGCGGGACGTTTCAAAAGGTCTTGCTCCGTTATACCCAATCGCTAATGACCCAGATCTCGCAGACCGCGGTTTGCAACCGACTGCATTCGGTGCAGAAACAGCTGTGCCGATGGCTGCTGATCAATCACGACCTTCTTCAGACAAACAAATTGATAATGACCCACGACCTCATCGCCAATATGCTCGGCGTCCGCCGCGAAGGGGTTTCGATCGCAGCTGGGCAACTGCAGGAGTTGGGACTAATAAGTTACGTGCGAGGCACAATAACCATACTCGACCGTGACGGCCTGCTTGCCAACGCTTGCGAATGCTACCAGGTGGTGAAGGATGAATACGACCGCCTGTTAGGAACCTACATCTCAAGAAACCGCTAA
- a CDS encoding VWA domain-containing protein gives MAGTCTAAADPVGPCFGRKQAVTKPAHPISFLVLTVSFAAAAFAVCGQTLDREISIGKGQTIEVVNLFGRIDVTAIAGDAAKGSLTAVSTATLAENEVTIVSTPGRLRVEVKPASSRKRIDLRLNVSERSRLGLTTGEGEVMVVGNFESITARTETGTIAVDVPVENIRYSMLWTASRPRFVSDFELEKVKERAAGRFEIKGNHIGNETTATETQVDTGETPKQDDEISREVILNFTTARGIVLINVPPNEVTGDLRERPLTEAAKAIIRSGDTVMMDAIRRAAPKFFGDYARTLPPLKREPELAFSPGPSSRSAGVTMRATVTITDQQNRALAGLRTSDFEVLEDNRPREIISVRPVQAPVNLVLLLDVSGSIENYVTFIRKAAREFVNTVDEKDRISIVLFGEDVKVLAGFTTDKRLLSESLDTFDAGGATAYYDALGYAISESLRPLKGDRTAIVVLTDGDDNRSFLAFDSLIGAIEESGALIYPLYVPSSLIAASAANGFRDIDPLRNRHLTLTSKANGEGERLAKVSGGVYYPISQLSQINTAYQDIVVQLRTAYDITYRSELSDISGSRSASPRLRIKVKRPNAFVQLGPVVPAGN, from the coding sequence ATGGCAGGAACGTGTACGGCAGCGGCTGATCCAGTCGGGCCGTGTTTCGGGCGCAAGCAAGCCGTGACAAAACCCGCACATCCTATTTCTTTTCTCGTACTGACCGTCTCTTTCGCAGCGGCTGCTTTTGCTGTTTGCGGACAGACATTAGATCGCGAGATCTCGATCGGGAAAGGACAAACGATCGAGGTGGTCAATCTTTTCGGTCGGATCGATGTAACCGCAATCGCAGGTGACGCAGCGAAGGGCAGCCTGACTGCGGTATCGACCGCCACTTTGGCGGAGAATGAGGTGACTATCGTATCGACACCTGGCCGATTGCGTGTCGAGGTCAAACCTGCAAGTTCACGAAAGCGAATAGACCTGAGGCTGAACGTTTCAGAACGATCACGACTGGGTCTGACCACCGGCGAGGGAGAGGTCATGGTCGTCGGTAATTTTGAGAGCATCACGGCGCGAACTGAAACCGGAACGATCGCCGTCGATGTTCCGGTCGAGAACATACGCTATTCAATGCTATGGACCGCGTCACGCCCACGTTTTGTTTCGGATTTTGAGCTCGAGAAAGTTAAGGAACGGGCTGCGGGCCGATTTGAGATAAAAGGCAATCACATTGGAAATGAGACAACGGCAACAGAGACTCAAGTCGACACCGGCGAGACCCCGAAACAAGACGACGAGATCTCGCGTGAAGTCATTCTCAACTTCACAACTGCGCGCGGCATCGTACTCATCAATGTTCCGCCGAACGAGGTCACTGGCGATCTGCGAGAACGTCCGCTGACCGAAGCTGCAAAAGCTATAATTCGCAGCGGTGACACGGTGATGATGGATGCCATCAGACGAGCTGCTCCAAAGTTCTTTGGCGATTATGCACGAACGCTGCCACCGTTGAAGCGCGAACCGGAGCTTGCATTCTCTCCCGGGCCGTCCTCCCGATCTGCCGGTGTGACGATGCGGGCGACCGTAACCATTACCGACCAGCAAAACCGCGCGCTTGCCGGGCTTCGGACATCGGATTTTGAAGTGCTTGAGGACAATCGGCCGCGCGAGATCATCTCTGTAAGACCGGTGCAGGCTCCGGTGAACCTCGTATTGCTGCTCGATGTTTCGGGGAGTATTGAGAACTACGTGACGTTCATCCGAAAAGCGGCTCGCGAATTTGTAAACACCGTTGACGAAAAAGACCGTATTTCGATCGTGCTGTTCGGCGAGGACGTTAAAGTGCTTGCCGGGTTCACGACCGATAAACGGCTGCTGTCTGAGAGCCTCGATACGTTCGATGCGGGCGGCGCAACGGCGTATTATGACGCGCTCGGCTATGCGATCTCTGAGAGCCTGCGGCCATTGAAGGGCGATCGAACGGCAATAGTTGTTTTGACCGATGGCGACGACAACCGTTCTTTCCTCGCATTCGATTCGCTGATCGGTGCTATCGAGGAAAGCGGTGCCTTGATCTATCCGCTTTATGTGCCGTCGTCGCTTATCGCCGCATCGGCTGCGAATGGCTTTCGAGACATCGATCCACTTCGAAATCGCCATTTGACGCTGACCTCGAAAGCGAACGGCGAAGGCGAACGGCTCGCAAAGGTCTCGGGCGGCGTCTATTATCCGATCTCACAGCTTTCGCAGATCAATACTGCGTATCAGGACATCGTTGTTCAGCTTCGAACTGCCTACGATATCACCTATCGTTCGGAGCTTTCGGACATAAGCGGAAGCCGTTCGGCTTCGCCGCGACTGCGTATCAAAGTTAAAAGGCCGAATGCCTTTGTTCAATTAGGCCCGGTCGTTCCTGCCGGTAATTGA
- a CDS encoding serine/threonine protein kinase, giving the protein MSRAAVCDPRRTRRQRIAYYIGSGGFLEMQASKVYGQTLDDKYRIERELGRGGMGTVYLATHLGTERPVAVKIIAPQFMERPEFVERFRREARAAGRLRHPNVVDVTDFGFAETEQGQVAYLVMEYLDGCTLGEILDEENNLPVAWTLDILEQVCSAVQEAHEQGIIHRDLKPDNIWLEPNQRGGYTVKVLDFGIAKLETQSIGGDGQNDIHITAAPTFIGGSNLTVADAGHLTEIHDSISPTRIMQTGTVAGSFVSSESETIVDPSSVDGEAAGKPDPETIGTRLITDERVADPEASRERVKTITGDRSIATKALTRVGAVLGTPLYMSPEQCRGEHLDARSDVYSLGVIAYQMLSGKTPFTGDFTKVMEAHKELPPPPLKVKKVRKKLKRVIVSALAKDPDERPQSAEAFATILRSRSEGIFGLLRRAGMIYTEHISKFLLLSLVFHVPMILFTAVLITLSFLKVNESIGTTTANITMGITGSVMYFLTGFCAYLIIGTITWIVTQSMAVPLRPIKLRPALSEARKKWRTFAGTGILSTVLTLVIGAVTCGIGFFVTTVLWTLVGPVVMMENLRGRQALKRSKDLVKRSLATSVAAVAIMFLIPAVSAGTISFVVNITARALETQAEKIEIVEQGAADPPAETVSPARPVETPRSVDFTINNRTIRVTGDEKDMKGKLRKAILESLLQILLLPLQIVVTSITAIIVALLYLKTRQAGGESLQDLLAKFEETDRPRKKWQERVRQRLIQSGRVSGASKP; this is encoded by the coding sequence ATGTCTCGTGCTGCGGTTTGCGATCCTCGCAGAACAAGGCGGCAGCGTATCGCGTACTACATCGGGTCGGGCGGATTCCTCGAAATGCAGGCTTCAAAAGTGTACGGACAGACTTTGGATGACAAATATCGTATCGAGCGCGAATTAGGCCGCGGCGGTATGGGTACCGTTTATCTTGCGACTCATCTAGGTACCGAACGTCCGGTCGCTGTAAAGATCATCGCCCCACAGTTCATGGAAAGGCCCGAATTCGTGGAACGGTTTCGACGCGAGGCCCGAGCCGCCGGAAGACTGCGTCATCCTAACGTGGTTGACGTGACGGACTTTGGATTCGCGGAGACCGAGCAGGGTCAGGTCGCGTATTTGGTGATGGAGTATCTCGATGGCTGCACTCTTGGCGAGATACTTGACGAAGAAAATAACCTTCCGGTCGCATGGACGCTCGATATTCTAGAACAAGTCTGCTCGGCCGTGCAGGAGGCTCATGAGCAGGGGATAATTCACCGTGACCTGAAACCCGACAACATTTGGCTCGAACCAAATCAGCGCGGCGGTTATACAGTTAAGGTCCTCGATTTTGGTATTGCAAAGCTTGAAACGCAATCAATTGGCGGAGACGGTCAAAATGATATTCATATTACTGCCGCCCCAACATTTATCGGCGGTTCGAATCTAACAGTCGCCGATGCCGGGCATCTTACAGAGATCCACGACAGTATTTCGCCCACCCGAATAATGCAAACCGGCACGGTTGCCGGATCATTTGTATCATCCGAATCAGAAACGATCGTTGACCCATCGTCGGTCGACGGCGAAGCTGCCGGCAAGCCAGATCCGGAAACGATCGGGACACGATTGATAACGGACGAAAGAGTTGCGGATCCCGAAGCGAGCCGTGAACGCGTGAAGACGATCACAGGCGACCGATCGATCGCGACCAAGGCTCTTACCCGTGTCGGTGCCGTTCTCGGGACGCCGCTTTACATGTCGCCTGAGCAGTGTCGCGGCGAACACCTGGATGCTCGCTCTGACGTCTACAGCCTTGGTGTGATCGCATATCAGATGTTATCCGGCAAAACGCCGTTCACAGGCGATTTCACGAAGGTAATGGAGGCTCACAAGGAACTTCCCCCACCTCCGCTTAAGGTAAAGAAGGTCCGTAAGAAGCTAAAGCGCGTGATCGTTTCTGCTCTTGCGAAAGATCCAGACGAGCGGCCGCAGTCAGCCGAGGCGTTTGCGACGATCCTGCGTTCTCGTTCCGAGGGTATATTCGGGCTGCTGAGACGCGCCGGAATGATCTACACCGAGCACATAAGTAAGTTCCTGCTGCTCTCGCTTGTATTTCACGTGCCGATGATCCTTTTCACAGCGGTCCTTATTACTCTCAGTTTTCTAAAGGTGAACGAGTCGATAGGAACGACGACAGCGAACATCACGATGGGCATTACGGGCTCAGTGATGTACTTTTTGACCGGATTTTGTGCCTACTTGATCATCGGTACCATAACCTGGATCGTCACCCAATCGATGGCGGTCCCATTAAGGCCGATCAAACTGCGTCCGGCTTTGAGTGAGGCTCGCAAGAAATGGCGGACGTTCGCGGGAACCGGCATACTCAGTACGGTGCTTACGCTTGTGATTGGGGCTGTGACGTGCGGCATCGGTTTCTTTGTTACCACGGTTCTTTGGACATTGGTCGGTCCGGTGGTGATGATGGAGAACCTTCGCGGCCGCCAGGCGCTGAAGCGGTCAAAAGATCTCGTCAAGCGTTCGCTCGCAACTTCGGTAGCTGCAGTGGCGATAATGTTTCTCATACCCGCTGTTTCGGCCGGAACGATCTCGTTCGTCGTGAACATTACGGCAAGGGCATTGGAAACCCAGGCCGAAAAGATCGAGATCGTTGAACAGGGCGCCGCCGATCCGCCAGCTGAGACAGTTTCGCCTGCAAGGCCCGTTGAAACACCGCGATCTGTCGATTTCACCATCAACAATCGCACGATCAGAGTGACGGGTGATGAAAAGGACATGAAAGGGAAACTTCGAAAGGCGATACTCGAGTCATTGCTTCAGATCCTTCTGCTCCCGCTCCAGATCGTCGTGACCTCGATCACCGCTATCATCGTTGCTTTGCTTTATTTGAAAACCAGGCAAGCAGGCGGCGAATCGCTTCAAGATCTGCTCGCGAAGTTTGAAGAGACCGACCGGCCCCGAAAAAAATGGCAGGAACGTGTACGGCAGCGGCTGATCCAGTCGGGCCGTGTTTCGGGCGCAAGCAAGCCGTGA
- the recA gene encoding recombinase RecA, which translates to MSLDKGKAIESALLQIEKKFGKGSIMRLGEKPHEEIGAISTNCLSLDAAIGVGGLPRGRIVEIYGPESSGKTTLALQVVASAQRAGGIAAYIDAEHAMDPEYAGKLGVNIDDLLISQPDSGEQALEIAETLVRSNSVDVIVIDSVAALVPRAELDGEMGDSLPGLQARLMSQALRKITAIVANSRTTFIFINQLREKIGVFFGSPETTTGGKALKFYASVRLDIRRIGAIKDGDKMVGNRTRVKVVKNKVAPPFRECEFDIMYGEGISREGDLIDLASNNNVVEKSGAWFSYKGERLGQGRENVKNLLKENAELRERIEQDVKIALGFVKVEAAPA; encoded by the coding sequence ATGAGCCTTGATAAAGGAAAAGCGATCGAATCAGCATTGCTGCAGATCGAAAAGAAGTTCGGAAAAGGATCGATAATGCGTCTCGGCGAAAAGCCGCATGAGGAGATCGGAGCGATCTCGACCAACTGTTTGAGCCTGGATGCGGCTATCGGCGTCGGCGGCCTGCCAAGAGGCCGAATAGTTGAGATCTATGGCCCTGAAAGCTCGGGCAAAACGACCCTCGCCCTACAGGTCGTTGCTTCGGCCCAGCGGGCCGGCGGCATTGCGGCCTACATCGATGCCGAGCACGCTATGGATCCGGAATACGCGGGCAAACTTGGGGTCAATATCGATGATCTTCTTATTTCTCAACCCGACTCGGGTGAGCAGGCGCTTGAGATCGCCGAAACTCTGGTACGTTCGAACAGCGTTGATGTGATCGTCATCGATTCTGTCGCTGCCCTTGTACCGAGAGCCGAACTCGACGGCGAAATGGGAGACTCGCTTCCCGGCTTGCAGGCAAGGCTGATGTCGCAGGCATTACGGAAGATAACCGCGATCGTTGCAAATTCGCGAACCACATTCATTTTCATTAATCAACTTCGCGAGAAGATCGGCGTCTTCTTTGGATCTCCGGAAACAACTACGGGCGGTAAGGCTCTGAAGTTCTATGCAAGTGTCCGTCTCGATATTCGCCGGATCGGCGCGATCAAAGACGGCGACAAAATGGTCGGGAACAGGACCCGCGTAAAGGTAGTCAAGAACAAGGTCGCCCCGCCGTTTCGGGAGTGTGAGTTCGACATTATGTATGGCGAGGGAATCTCGCGTGAAGGCGACCTGATCGATCTCGCTTCGAACAACAATGTCGTAGAAAAGAGCGGGGCATGGTTCTCATACAAAGGCGAACGCCTCGGACAAGGGCGCGAAAACGTCAAAAACCTCCTTAAGGAGAACGCTGAACTCCGAGAAAGGATCGAACAAGATGTGAAGATCGCTCTCGGCTTTGTAAAGGTCGAGGCGGCACCCGCATGA
- a CDS encoding ATPase yields MKSAKRYTNATFTKRVDHDSGEHRGEAKMRSPAICDKCGSIFDHGRWVAKESVREILGPESWHPSNVTTCPACKQKAAGVAGGYLKVSGVFLQEHGEEIRNLIRNESTEAHKNNPLSTIISFGENNSEISIETTDEHLVQRIGKALTAAYAGDLTFDFSHENKVARVTWHRD; encoded by the coding sequence ATGAAAAGCGCGAAACGATATACGAATGCGACCTTTACGAAACGCGTCGACCACGATTCCGGAGAGCATCGTGGTGAGGCCAAGATGAGATCACCTGCGATCTGTGACAAGTGCGGCTCGATCTTTGATCACGGTCGATGGGTCGCGAAGGAGAGCGTCCGTGAGATACTCGGCCCGGAATCATGGCACCCTTCCAATGTGACAACCTGCCCAGCATGCAAACAAAAAGCCGCTGGGGTAGCCGGCGGATACTTGAAGGTGAGCGGCGTTTTCCTTCAGGAGCACGGAGAGGAGATCCGAAATCTTATTCGGAATGAGTCAACCGAAGCACACAAGAACAATCCGCTTTCGACGATCATCTCATTTGGCGAAAATAACTCGGAGATTTCGATCGAGACAACCGACGAGCACCTGGTTCAGCGCATCGGAAAGGCATTGACGGCCGCGTACGCAGGGGATCTTACCTTCGATTTCTCGCATGAGAACAAGGTCGCACGAGTGACGTGGCACCGCGACTAG
- a CDS encoding replication-associated recombination protein A, whose protein sequence is MEPLASRIRPVDLTEFIGQEHLVGGGKPLRLAIENRHVFSFVLWGTPGTGKTTLARIYAKAINAEFFELSAVSAGKEDIRRIVASRPIGDRPRILFLDEIHRFNKAQQDFLLPFVESGELVLIGATTENPSFEVIPALLSRLRVFVLKEFDDEQMASIIDRTGFKLDAESKDWLIRMANGDARQAITMIENTARLYDDITVSTLHETLQSTFLRYDKKGEEHYNVISAFIKSMRASRPNAALYYLARMLEAGEDPKFIARRMVIFASEDIGLAQPTALVVANAVFQAVTTIGMPECVHNLAHGVTYLANAAKDRSSTNAFGKAVEDVRTFGNLPVPMAIRNAPTKLMKELGYGTKKDTEPDDLMPEKLAGRTYIE, encoded by the coding sequence ATGGAACCGCTTGCGAGCAGGATCAGACCGGTTGATCTGACCGAGTTTATCGGCCAGGAACATTTGGTCGGCGGCGGCAAGCCGCTACGGCTGGCGATCGAAAATCGGCACGTCTTCTCGTTCGTTCTATGGGGCACACCCGGCACCGGAAAGACCACCCTGGCCCGCATTTACGCTAAGGCGATAAACGCGGAATTTTTCGAACTGTCTGCGGTCTCTGCCGGCAAAGAGGATATCCGACGGATCGTTGCGTCTCGCCCGATCGGTGACCGGCCGAGGATCTTATTTCTGGACGAGATCCACCGCTTCAACAAGGCACAGCAGGATTTTCTTCTCCCGTTTGTTGAGAGCGGTGAGCTGGTGCTGATAGGAGCCACCACCGAGAATCCGAGTTTTGAAGTGATCCCGGCCCTGCTTTCGCGCTTGAGGGTGTTCGTCCTGAAAGAATTCGACGACGAACAGATGGCCTCAATAATCGATCGCACCGGTTTCAAGCTCGATGCTGAATCTAAGGACTGGCTTATCCGCATGGCAAATGGCGATGCGCGTCAGGCGATCACGATGATCGAAAATACGGCTCGTTTGTACGACGATATAACGGTATCGACGCTCCACGAAACGCTCCAGTCAACGTTTCTTCGTTATGATAAAAAAGGCGAAGAGCATTACAACGTAATCAGTGCGTTCATCAAATCGATGAGGGCGAGCCGGCCGAATGCGGCCCTCTACTACCTGGCGAGAATGCTCGAAGCCGGCGAAGACCCAAAATTCATCGCCCGCCGCATGGTCATTTTTGCGTCGGAAGACATCGGCCTCGCCCAGCCGACCGCGCTCGTGGTCGCAAACGCTGTGTTTCAGGCGGTCACGACCATCGGGATGCCAGAATGTGTGCATAATCTTGCGCACGGCGTAACCTATCTGGCAAATGCGGCGAAAGACAGAAGTTCGACAAATGCGTTCGGCAAAGCGGTCGAGGATGTTCGGACCTTTGGCAATCTTCCGGTTCCGATGGCGATCAGAAACGCTCCGACAAAATTAATGAAAGAACTTGGTTACGGAACGAAGAAGGACACCGAACCGGATGACCTAATGCCTGAGAAGCTCGCCGGGCGAACGTACATTGAATGA